In Micromonospora sp. LH3U1, one genomic interval encodes:
- a CDS encoding GNAT family N-acetyltransferase, which yields MPSAHARPDRAYHRRVPQQTTEIRTASFADLNARTFHDLLKLRIDVFVVEQHCPYPELDGRDVEPGTRHLWLTDGGAPLAYLRILADQDGTARIGRVVVAPAARGGGHAGRLMTAALEVVGNRPCVLEAQSHLVPFYTRHGFAVSGPDYVEDGIPHTPMRREAIDV from the coding sequence ATGCCGTCGGCGCACGCCCGGCCTGACCGCGCCTACCATCGGCGGGTGCCCCAGCAGACCACCGAAATCCGGACAGCCTCCTTCGCCGACCTGAACGCCCGCACCTTTCACGACCTGCTCAAGCTGCGCATCGACGTGTTCGTGGTGGAGCAGCACTGCCCGTACCCGGAACTCGACGGGCGGGACGTGGAGCCGGGCACCAGGCATCTCTGGCTGACCGACGGCGGCGCGCCGCTGGCGTACCTGCGGATCCTGGCCGACCAGGACGGCACCGCCCGGATCGGTCGGGTGGTGGTGGCACCGGCGGCGCGGGGCGGCGGGCACGCCGGTCGGCTGATGACCGCGGCGCTGGAGGTGGTGGGCAACCGGCCCTGCGTGCTGGAGGCCCAGTCGCACCTGGTCCCGTTCTACACCCGGCACGGCTTCGCGGTCAGCGGCCCGGACTACGTCGAGGACGGCATCCCGCACACCCCGATGCGGCGCGAAGCCATTGACGTCTGA
- the msrB gene encoding peptide-methionine (R)-S-oxide reductase MsrB, with translation MSLDDNELPQTEDEWRVRLTPEEFHILREAGTERPWTGEYVDTKTQGVYHCRACGLELFSSDTKFDSHCGWPSFDDAIPGRVKEIEDRSLGMPRTEIRCARCDSHLGHVFHGEGFTPKDTRHCVNSVSIRLESP, from the coding sequence GTGAGTCTTGACGACAACGAGCTGCCCCAGACCGAAGACGAGTGGCGTGTCCGCCTGACCCCCGAGGAGTTCCACATTCTGCGGGAGGCCGGCACCGAACGCCCGTGGACCGGCGAGTACGTGGACACGAAGACCCAGGGGGTCTACCACTGTCGCGCCTGCGGGCTGGAGCTCTTCTCCAGCGACACGAAGTTCGACTCCCACTGCGGCTGGCCGAGCTTCGACGACGCCATCCCGGGACGGGTCAAGGAAATCGAGGACCGCAGCCTCGGCATGCCCCGTACGGAGATCCGCTGCGCGCGCTGCGACAGTCACCTCGGGCACGTCTTCCACGGTGAGGGCTTCACCCCGAAGGACACCCGGCACTGCGTCAACTCGGTCTCCATCCGACTGGAATCCCCCTGA
- a CDS encoding HNH endonuclease signature motif containing protein → MIDELARAESAVAACTDTAAWALSERDLIATIDATHRLQQRLAAVQLAAVRELDGRGAAVTQGASSTTVWLRHRLRLDVSAARRLVGLAASLDVAPPAVRDALASGAVSVEQARVIADTAAAVSVSAGAEIADKAVGVLVEWAAQFDPTLLRRMGTRILDHVAPDLADAAAAAALAAEAARAARDRHVTISEQTGGRLRLSGTLDAEAAALLRAVIDPLSAPAGPDDTRCAGQRRHDALADVCRLALRVGQLPENGGDPAQLVVTTDYDGLTRQLGAGTLDVGLRLTPDTVRRLACDAAILPAVLGGAGQVLDVGRQRRLVSGPLRRALVLRDGGCAFPGCDRPPRWCAAHHLRHWADGGPTSLDNAVLLCGHHHRHIHQTEWAVQLGHDGHPEFVPPAWLDPDQLPRRNHYHRRT, encoded by the coding sequence GTGATCGATGAGTTGGCGCGTGCGGAGAGTGCGGTGGCAGCCTGCACCGACACCGCCGCCTGGGCCCTCTCCGAGCGCGATCTGATCGCGACGATCGACGCCACGCACCGGCTGCAACAGCGCTTGGCGGCCGTGCAGTTGGCGGCGGTCCGCGAGTTGGACGGTCGAGGCGCCGCCGTGACGCAGGGCGCGTCCTCGACGACGGTGTGGTTGCGCCACCGCCTTCGGCTCGACGTCTCCGCCGCCCGTCGGCTGGTCGGCCTCGCGGCCTCGCTTGACGTGGCCCCGCCCGCCGTGCGCGACGCCCTGGCGAGCGGGGCGGTCAGCGTGGAGCAGGCCCGGGTCATCGCCGACACGGCCGCCGCGGTGTCGGTCTCGGCGGGCGCCGAGATCGCCGACAAGGCGGTTGGCGTGCTGGTCGAGTGGGCCGCGCAGTTCGACCCCACCCTGCTGCGCCGGATGGGCACCCGGATTCTCGATCACGTCGCTCCCGACCTCGCCGACGCCGCCGCCGCGGCGGCCTTGGCCGCCGAGGCCGCCCGGGCCGCCCGCGATCGGCACGTCACCATCTCCGAGCAGACCGGCGGGCGGCTTCGGCTCAGCGGCACCCTCGACGCGGAGGCCGCCGCGCTGCTACGCGCCGTCATCGACCCGCTCAGCGCACCCGCCGGGCCCGACGACACCCGCTGTGCCGGGCAACGTCGCCACGACGCCCTCGCCGACGTGTGCCGGCTGGCGCTACGTGTCGGTCAGCTGCCCGAGAACGGCGGCGACCCGGCCCAGCTCGTCGTCACCACCGACTACGACGGCCTGACGCGGCAGTTGGGCGCCGGCACCCTCGACGTCGGCCTGCGGCTCACCCCCGACACGGTGCGTCGGCTCGCCTGCGACGCGGCCATCCTGCCCGCCGTGCTGGGTGGTGCCGGGCAGGTGCTCGACGTGGGCCGCCAACGCCGCCTCGTCAGCGGCCCACTGCGTCGGGCGCTGGTGCTGCGCGACGGCGGTTGCGCCTTCCCGGGCTGCGATCGGCCACCCCGCTGGTGCGCCGCCCACCACCTCCGGCACTGGGCCGACGGCGGCCCGACCAGCCTCGACAACGCGGTGCTGCTCTGCGGCCACCACCACCGGCACATCCACCAGACCGAGTGGGCGGTTCAGTTGGGCCACGACGGCCACCCGGAGTTCGTCCCGCCGGCCTGGCTCGATCCGGACCAACTCCCGCGCCGCAACCACTACCACCGACGAACGTAG
- a CDS encoding Prokaryotic metallothionein — protein sequence MAACEVCGNDYWMAFEVHTVSGDVHTFDSFECAIHRMAPICEHCQVKIVGHGVEVNGRFFCCGHCARAVEGTVGAEIRDAVGARPA from the coding sequence GTGGCAGCGTGCGAGGTCTGCGGCAACGACTACTGGATGGCGTTCGAGGTGCACACCGTCAGCGGTGACGTGCACACCTTCGACTCGTTCGAGTGCGCGATCCACCGAATGGCACCGATCTGCGAGCACTGCCAAGTCAAGATCGTCGGGCATGGCGTCGAGGTCAACGGCCGCTTCTTCTGCTGCGGCCACTGCGCCCGCGCCGTCGAGGGCACGGTGGGCGCCGAGATCCGCGATGCCGTCGGCGCACGCCCGGCCTGA
- a CDS encoding helix-turn-helix domain-containing protein has product MPIVVRIDVELAKRKMSVGEFAERVGLTPANVAVLKNGRAKAVRFSTLEAMCRVLDCQPGDLLEWVDEETP; this is encoded by the coding sequence ATGCCCATCGTCGTCCGCATCGACGTCGAGTTGGCCAAGCGCAAGATGAGCGTCGGTGAGTTCGCCGAGCGTGTCGGGCTCACGCCGGCCAACGTGGCGGTGCTGAAGAACGGCCGTGCCAAGGCCGTCCGCTTCAGCACTCTGGAAGCCATGTGCCGGGTGCTCGACTGCCAGCCCGGAGACCTGCTCGAGTGGGTTGACGAGGAGACCCCATGA
- the ligD gene encoding non-homologous end-joining DNA ligase, which produces MGGTKAAVAEVEVAGHTVRLSSPDRVIFPLRGFTKADVFHYYLAVGDGIMRALRDRPTTLQRFPEGIEGEAFFQKRVPTRGVPPWVTTAEITFPSGRSAAELCPVDLGHVAWAAQMGTIVFHPWPVRAGDVDRPDELRIDLDPQPGTDFADAARAAGEVRALLDELGVPGWPKTSGGRGVHVYLRIQPRWTFTEVRRATIALARELERRHPDLVTTAWWKEERGSRVFVDFNQMARDRTIACAYSLRANARATVSTPVTWDELPDVDPDDFDLRTVPARLAERGDPHAGIDDAPWDITPLLEWADRDAAAGQGDLPYPPDHPKMPGEPKRVQPSRAKRTPGDANA; this is translated from the coding sequence ATGGGTGGCACCAAGGCAGCGGTCGCCGAGGTCGAGGTGGCCGGGCACACCGTACGGCTGAGCAGTCCGGACCGGGTGATCTTCCCGCTGCGGGGCTTCACCAAGGCGGACGTCTTCCACTACTACCTCGCGGTCGGCGACGGGATCATGCGCGCCCTGCGGGACCGGCCCACCACGCTGCAACGCTTCCCCGAGGGCATCGAGGGTGAGGCGTTCTTCCAGAAGCGCGTGCCCACCCGGGGCGTGCCACCCTGGGTGACGACCGCGGAGATCACCTTCCCGAGCGGTCGGAGCGCGGCGGAGCTCTGCCCGGTCGATCTCGGCCACGTGGCCTGGGCGGCGCAGATGGGCACCATCGTGTTCCACCCGTGGCCCGTGCGCGCCGGTGACGTCGACCGGCCCGACGAGCTGCGCATCGACCTGGACCCCCAGCCCGGCACCGACTTCGCCGACGCGGCGCGGGCCGCAGGGGAGGTCCGCGCTCTCCTCGACGAGCTGGGCGTGCCCGGTTGGCCCAAGACGTCCGGTGGTCGGGGCGTGCACGTCTACCTGCGCATCCAGCCGCGTTGGACGTTCACCGAGGTGCGCCGGGCCACCATCGCCCTCGCCCGGGAGCTGGAGCGCCGCCACCCCGACCTGGTCACCACCGCCTGGTGGAAGGAGGAGCGCGGCAGCCGGGTCTTCGTCGACTTCAACCAAATGGCCCGGGACCGCACGATCGCCTGCGCGTACTCGCTGCGGGCCAACGCGCGGGCCACCGTCTCGACCCCGGTCACCTGGGACGAGCTGCCCGACGTCGACCCGGACGACTTCGACCTGCGTACCGTCCCGGCTCGGCTGGCCGAGCGCGGCGACCCGCACGCGGGCATCGACGACGCCCCGTGGGACATCACCCCGCTGCTGGAGTGGGCCGACCGGGACGCCGCTGCCGGTCAGGGCGACCTGCCGTACCCGCCGGACCACCCGAAGATGCCCGGCGAGCCCAAACGGGTCCAGCCCAGCCGCGCCAAGCGCACCCCCGGCGACGCCAACGCTTGA
- a CDS encoding YdeI/OmpD-associated family protein, with product MASAELDELIVADADALRVWLSANHTTSPGVWLALTKKGGTVTTLTWQQAVDEALCVGWIDGQARKRDEESSWIRFTPRRPRSSWSQRNVAHVARLEEQGRMLPAGRAAVEAAKADGRWAAAYAPPSEAEVPADLLAAIAAEPAAQAMLDVLTKANRFALIHRLNAVKRAETRERKIGEFVAMLARHETIYPQKARPVSGPTLP from the coding sequence ATGGCGAGCGCAGAGCTGGATGAATTGATCGTCGCGGACGCCGACGCCCTGCGCGTGTGGTTGTCGGCCAACCACACCACGTCGCCCGGCGTCTGGCTCGCCCTGACCAAGAAGGGCGGCACGGTCACGACGTTGACCTGGCAGCAGGCGGTCGACGAGGCCCTGTGTGTCGGCTGGATCGATGGGCAGGCCCGCAAGCGGGATGAGGAGTCATCCTGGATCCGGTTCACCCCGCGTCGGCCCCGCAGTTCCTGGTCCCAACGCAACGTCGCGCACGTGGCCCGGCTGGAGGAGCAGGGGCGGATGCTGCCGGCGGGCCGCGCCGCGGTGGAAGCCGCGAAGGCGGACGGGCGGTGGGCGGCCGCCTATGCCCCGCCGTCGGAGGCCGAGGTTCCGGCCGACCTCCTCGCCGCCATCGCCGCCGAGCCCGCCGCCCAAGCCATGCTCGACGTGCTCACCAAGGCCAACCGGTTCGCTCTCATCCACCGCCTCAACGCCGTCAAACGGGCGGAGACCCGCGAGCGCAAGATCGGCGAATTCGTTGCCATGCTGGCCCGCCACGAGACGATCTACCCCCAGAAGGCGAGGCCGGTGTCCGGGCCGACGCTGCCGTAA
- a CDS encoding lytic polysaccharide monooxygenase, which translates to MRRRMTVPLVAAGAVAATLTVAAPAQAHGYVSAPPSRQALCAQGRVPDCGQIKYEPQSVEGPKGLRSCNAGIAQFAVLNDDGRGWPATSVGSSLTFTWVNTARHATSNWEYWIGNTRVGVVNGNGQQPGATVSHNVNLGGFSGRQKILAVWNISDTANAFYSCIDVQIGGGGGPTPTPTPTPTASPTPRPTPTPTPTTPAPGGSWTAGRAYQVGEQVTYGGQTYRCRQAHTAIAGWEPPNVPALWLQV; encoded by the coding sequence ATGCGTCGAAGAATGACCGTCCCGCTGGTGGCGGCGGGTGCTGTCGCCGCCACCCTCACCGTCGCCGCCCCCGCGCAGGCGCACGGCTACGTCTCCGCCCCGCCCAGCCGGCAGGCGCTCTGCGCGCAGGGCCGGGTGCCCGACTGTGGGCAGATCAAGTACGAGCCGCAGAGCGTCGAGGGGCCCAAGGGCCTGCGCAGCTGCAACGCCGGAATCGCCCAGTTCGCCGTCCTCAACGACGACGGCCGGGGCTGGCCGGCCACCTCGGTGGGCAGCTCGCTGACCTTCACCTGGGTGAACACCGCACGGCACGCCACCAGCAACTGGGAGTACTGGATCGGCAACACCCGGGTCGGCGTGGTCAACGGCAACGGCCAGCAGCCGGGCGCCACGGTCTCGCACAACGTCAACCTCGGCGGCTTCTCCGGCCGGCAGAAGATCCTCGCGGTGTGGAACATCTCCGACACGGCGAATGCCTTCTACTCCTGCATCGACGTGCAGATCGGCGGGGGAGGCGGGCCGACGCCAACCCCCACCCCCACCCCGACCGCCTCACCCACTCCACGGCCCACGCCGACCCCCACGCCCACCACTCCCGCCCCGGGCGGTAGTTGGACCGCGGGCCGGGCGTACCAGGTCGGCGAGCAGGTCACCTACGGCGGGCAGACGTACCGCTGCCGGCAGGCGCACACCGCGATCGCCGGGTGGGAGCCGCCGAACGTACCGGCGCTCTGGCTTCAGGTCTGA
- a CDS encoding ABC transporter permease produces MKLVWRRAREARGLLVAAVIAALVAVALVTGLSDYNRRAVDAGQRALVAASPAEERGLLVSGSGGRDAAEFATRDQAVRAEFVNGLAGAPVSVAAARYGTGRELTGDLGQVTRPEDEPVFASLATLEDLAGHAELTSGAWPRAGTNPIEVSLPERVAGALGLTVGERVPVRDRATERRSELLLAGTWRPRDPADAYWLLAPGVGAGSVGSGTSYGPFVLDPADFAATFAGSVSVSWLAVPNLSGVDTADLPAVREALTEAASAVPEAAQLGSSGQTVTKMEQLLDRIARADLVGRSSLATPLLLILVLGGYALVLVAALLHEDRRPQTALLRARGAARRQLAGLAAREATLVVAPAAVLGPLIASVVLRYVRPGGSDDLSTVGGNTTLVWAAAAAAAGCLVAMVLPTLRNAGTYVADMAARSRPNRAASVQRASIDLVLVALAVLAWVQLRRYASPLAGSGGRLGLDPLLVAAPTLGVLAGAVLALRILPPLTRFAERFVDRRPWTATMFGMWQAGRRPHAGPVLLLALAVGGSTLAWSLISTGERSQVEQAGHTVGADLRITERTGTAPPTRAGQLAALPSVERVLPAWRDEIRVGREDLQATVIGVDPASAAGVVRLADRLSDGPASTQYERMVGARGAFAGVELPGGARAITGTVRTPVSNASRPVQVAVTLLVTSSDGLALRLPAANSASDGRATRFTVQLPEARGARLRLTGFEADGGLAAGNAYRLQLDGLTVVNADGTTAPAGLSGDWTMTAPREQPTRVRTTPTGFAAVHPVDVIPGGQFRYQPPTRFTIVPGGESKPIAVLMTPGVREALSLRVGDTVDLTLSGATLPVQLVGELSAVPTTTGEGILLDLPAAVDTLVRGSGAMRPVPEWWIGADDATAAAQAAGELPGVTVLNREAVYESSADDPYWQGSRTGMLAAALGAVLLALVGLMVDVWATARHRLSEFAVLHTLGATPRLLARALLAEQTFLAGIGVGVGLLLGAAVGATMAPLVILTPAAGRPTPPATFALPWVPIGLTAVGLLLAALAFSAFIATGIRQRVAAVQLRIGGER; encoded by the coding sequence ATGAAGCTGGTGTGGAGGCGGGCCCGCGAGGCGCGCGGACTCTTGGTTGCGGCGGTGATCGCCGCCCTCGTCGCCGTCGCGTTGGTCACCGGGCTGTCCGACTACAACCGCCGGGCGGTGGACGCCGGGCAGCGGGCCCTGGTCGCCGCCTCGCCGGCCGAAGAACGCGGCCTGTTGGTCAGTGGCTCAGGTGGGCGCGACGCGGCCGAGTTCGCCACCCGGGACCAGGCGGTCCGAGCCGAGTTCGTCAACGGGCTCGCGGGTGCCCCGGTCAGCGTCGCCGCCGCCCGCTACGGCACCGGCCGGGAGCTGACCGGAGATCTCGGGCAGGTCACCCGTCCGGAGGACGAACCGGTCTTCGCCAGCCTGGCCACGCTCGAGGACCTCGCTGGCCATGCGGAGCTGACCAGCGGAGCCTGGCCCCGCGCCGGGACGAACCCGATCGAGGTGAGCCTGCCGGAGCGGGTTGCCGGCGCGCTTGGCCTGACCGTCGGCGAGCGTGTCCCGGTGCGCGACCGTGCCACCGAACGGCGCAGCGAACTGCTGCTCGCCGGCACCTGGCGGCCCCGCGACCCGGCCGACGCGTACTGGCTGCTGGCCCCCGGGGTGGGGGCGGGCAGCGTCGGGTCGGGCACCTCGTACGGGCCGTTCGTGCTCGACCCGGCCGACTTCGCGGCCACCTTCGCGGGTTCGGTGTCGGTGTCCTGGCTGGCCGTACCGAACCTCAGCGGCGTCGACACCGCCGACCTGCCCGCCGTGCGGGAAGCCCTCACCGAGGCCGCCTCGGCGGTGCCCGAGGCCGCTCAACTGGGCAGCTCCGGGCAGACGGTGACGAAGATGGAGCAACTGCTGGACCGGATCGCCCGCGCCGACCTGGTGGGCCGTTCCTCGCTGGCCACCCCGCTGTTGCTCATCCTGGTGCTCGGTGGGTACGCGCTGGTCCTCGTCGCCGCACTGCTGCACGAGGACCGTCGCCCGCAGACGGCGCTGCTGCGCGCCCGCGGCGCTGCCCGCCGGCAGTTGGCCGGCCTGGCGGCCCGCGAGGCGACGCTGGTGGTCGCCCCGGCCGCCGTGCTCGGGCCGTTGATCGCCAGCGTGGTGCTGCGGTACGTCCGACCCGGTGGGTCGGACGACCTGTCCACCGTCGGCGGCAACACCACCCTGGTCTGGGCGGCAGCAGCGGCTGCGGCCGGCTGCCTCGTCGCCATGGTCCTCCCGACGCTGCGCAACGCCGGCACGTACGTGGCCGACATGGCCGCCCGGTCCCGGCCGAACCGGGCGGCGAGCGTCCAGCGCGCCAGTATCGACCTGGTGCTCGTGGCGCTCGCCGTGCTCGCCTGGGTGCAGCTACGCCGGTACGCCTCCCCGCTGGCCGGCTCAGGCGGCCGACTCGGGCTCGACCCGCTGCTGGTCGCCGCCCCGACGCTCGGTGTGCTGGCCGGCGCCGTGCTGGCGCTGCGGATTCTCCCGCCGCTCACCCGGTTCGCCGAGCGGTTCGTCGACCGACGTCCCTGGACGGCCACCATGTTCGGCATGTGGCAGGCCGGTCGGCGTCCCCACGCCGGCCCGGTGCTGCTGCTCGCCCTCGCCGTCGGTGGCAGCACCCTGGCCTGGTCCCTGATCAGCACCGGCGAGCGGTCCCAGGTCGAGCAGGCCGGGCACACCGTCGGTGCAGACCTGCGGATCACCGAACGGACCGGGACCGCCCCGCCGACCCGGGCAGGCCAGCTCGCCGCGCTGCCGAGCGTCGAGCGGGTGCTACCGGCGTGGCGGGACGAGATACGGGTCGGCCGGGAGGACCTCCAGGCGACCGTGATCGGTGTCGACCCGGCCAGCGCCGCCGGGGTCGTCCGTCTCGCCGACCGCCTGAGCGACGGACCCGCGTCGACGCAGTACGAGCGGATGGTCGGAGCGCGGGGAGCCTTCGCAGGCGTCGAGTTGCCCGGGGGCGCGCGGGCGATCACCGGCACCGTCCGTACCCCGGTGAGCAACGCGAGCCGGCCGGTTCAGGTCGCGGTGACGCTGTTGGTCACCAGCTCCGACGGGCTCGCCCTGCGGCTGCCGGCGGCCAACTCCGCCAGCGACGGCCGGGCCACCCGGTTCACCGTGCAGCTGCCCGAGGCGCGCGGGGCACGGCTGCGGCTGACCGGGTTCGAAGCGGACGGCGGGCTGGCGGCCGGCAACGCCTACCGACTCCAGCTCGACGGGCTGACGGTGGTCAACGCCGACGGCACCACCGCGCCCGCCGGGCTGAGCGGTGACTGGACGATGACGGCCCCCCGCGAGCAGCCCACGCGGGTGCGGACCACTCCCACCGGGTTCGCCGCGGTCCACCCGGTGGACGTGATTCCTGGCGGGCAGTTCCGGTACCAGCCGCCGACCCGGTTCACGATCGTGCCGGGCGGGGAGAGCAAGCCCATTGCAGTGCTGATGACCCCCGGGGTCCGCGAGGCACTGAGCCTGCGCGTCGGCGACACCGTCGACCTGACGCTCTCCGGGGCGACGCTGCCGGTCCAACTGGTCGGCGAGCTGAGTGCGGTGCCGACCACCACCGGGGAAGGCATACTGCTGGACCTGCCCGCGGCGGTCGACACGCTGGTCCGGGGCAGTGGCGCGATGCGACCGGTACCGGAGTGGTGGATCGGCGCCGACGACGCGACGGCCGCCGCCCAGGCGGCCGGCGAGCTGCCGGGCGTCACCGTGCTCAACCGGGAAGCGGTGTACGAGTCGTCCGCCGACGACCCGTACTGGCAGGGCTCACGTACCGGAATGCTCGCCGCCGCGCTCGGCGCGGTGCTGCTCGCCCTCGTCGGCCTGATGGTGGACGTGTGGGCCACCGCGCGGCACCGGCTCAGCGAGTTCGCGGTACTGCACACCCTCGGCGCCACGCCCCGCCTGCTGGCCCGGGCGCTGTTGGCCGAACAGACCTTCCTCGCCGGCATCGGCGTGGGGGTCGGGCTGTTACTCGGCGCCGCCGTCGGCGCAACCATGGCCCCACTGGTCATCCTCACCCCGGCCGCCGGCCGACCGACCCCGCCGGCGACGTTCGCGTTGCCCTGGGTGCCGATCGGCCTGACCGCGGTCGGTCTGCTGCTGGCGGCGCTCGCCTTCAGCGCGTTCATCGCCACCGGCATCCGTCAGCGGGTGGCCGCGGTGCAACTGCGAATCGGGGGAGAACGATGA
- a CDS encoding DUF305 domain-containing protein encodes MSGIDVVFLSTMVGHSERTLQIVRLARDRVRGDELRTLAAAIEVTEADELSAMRGWLPKTGPGASAAAHHHDGHGDDTALDRLRTAPDADVDRVLREVLADHQRSAADLARAQVGVGRNERVRDLARRIEQSRTAEVELLARPG; translated from the coding sequence ATGAGCGGAATCGACGTGGTGTTCCTGAGCACGATGGTCGGGCACAGCGAACGCACCCTGCAGATCGTCCGGCTGGCCCGGGACCGGGTGCGCGGCGACGAGCTGCGGACCCTGGCCGCCGCCATCGAGGTGACCGAGGCCGACGAGCTGTCCGCCATGCGCGGCTGGTTGCCCAAGACCGGGCCGGGCGCCAGCGCGGCCGCACACCACCATGACGGGCACGGTGACGACACCGCGCTCGACCGGCTGCGGACCGCGCCGGACGCGGACGTCGACCGAGTGCTGCGCGAGGTGCTCGCCGACCACCAGCGATCGGCGGCCGACCTGGCCCGAGCCCAGGTCGGCGTCGGTCGCAACGAGCGGGTCCGCGACCTGGCCCGGCGGATCGAGCAGTCCCGGACCGCCGAGGTCGAGCTGCTCGCCAGGCCAGGCTGA
- a CDS encoding DUF2975 domain-containing protein, translating to MVTEHRAVAALRVFLVVLFGVLVVFQTLSLPGQFAYMAQESPEDAYLRWPATAVTVFWVLCVQVVIVATWQLLSLVKNDRIFTEASLKWVDAIVWAIAAAWVVLVGVFLWVGFNADDPGVPLLLFLLTVGVTVLGLLMVVMRALLRQATTLRTDMEAVI from the coding sequence ATGGTTACGGAGCATCGAGCGGTTGCCGCTCTCAGAGTTTTCCTGGTGGTGCTGTTCGGGGTCCTGGTCGTGTTCCAGACCCTCTCGCTGCCCGGGCAGTTCGCGTACATGGCCCAGGAGTCACCGGAGGACGCCTACCTCCGGTGGCCGGCGACCGCCGTGACGGTGTTCTGGGTCTTGTGCGTCCAAGTGGTCATCGTGGCGACGTGGCAGTTGCTCAGCCTGGTCAAGAACGACCGCATCTTCACCGAGGCGTCCCTGAAGTGGGTGGACGCGATCGTGTGGGCCATCGCCGCCGCGTGGGTGGTGCTCGTGGGTGTCTTTCTCTGGGTCGGGTTCAACGCGGATGACCCGGGAGTGCCCCTCCTGCTGTTCCTGCTGACGGTGGGCGTCACCGTGCTGGGGCTCCTCATGGTGGTGATGCGTGCGCTGCTGCGGCAGGCAACCACGCTGCGGACCGACATGGAAGCGGTGATCTGA